Within Actinosynnema pretiosum, the genomic segment CGAGGAGCGCGGCGGAGGTGGTGCGCGCGCTGGCCGGGCGGTGGCCGTCGGTGGCGGCCAGGGCGCTGGGCGAGATGGTGATCGCCGCGCTCGTGCCGGTGGCCCAGACGCCGCCGCGCGGGCTGTGGCGGGCGAGGGGCGGGGTGCGCAACGCGCTGCTCGCTGACTGGCTCGGCCGCGAACCCGACCCCCTGGACGCCGACGACCCGGTCGGCCGCGAGCTGGTGCGCCGCTACCTGGCCGCGCACGGCCCGGCGAGCTCGGGCGACCTGCGGATGTGGAGCGGCCTGGCCGGGCTGCCCGCCGCCGTGGCGGCGGTGCGCGAGGAGCTGGTGTCGTTCCGCGACGAGCGCGGTCGCGAGCTGCTGGACCTGCCGGGCGCCCCCAGGCCGGACGGCGACGTGCCCGCGCCGGTGCGGTACCTGCCCGCGTTCGACAACGCGATCCTGGGCTACCAGGACCGGAGCCGGATCATCGACGACGCGCACAAGGGGCTGTCGGTGGCCGGGGAGCGGGTGGTGCTGGTGGACGGGCGGGTCACCGCGACCTGGCGGGTGGCCGAGGACGTGGTGCGGGTGGCGCCGCTGCGCGAGCTGACGGGGGCCGAGGTCGACGAGGTCGTGGCGGAGGGCGAGCGGCTGGCGGGGTTCCTGACCGGTGGCGGGCGGGTGGCGGTGGGCTGAACCGCCACCCGCCCGCGGGGCAGGCGCCCGGCTGCGCCCTGAGCGCCTCGACGTCCTGGAGGTTCGCCAGGTGGCTGAACCGCCCGTCGCGCACCCGGTGGAGGGCGTGCTCGGCGATCTCGAACGACGCCCCGGTGGGCGCCACGCCGAGCCACTCCTTCACCGGCGTTCCCGCGTCGGTCAGCCTGGCGGCGATCCGGTCGCCGTCGACCACCACCTCGCGCAGCTCCCAGCGCAGGTCGGGCACCGCGCCGACCCCGGCCTGCGCGCGGGCGGGTCGTGGGCGGTGCGCTTCGCGGCGTTCCGGCACGTGCGGATCGGCGGGGTGGTGCGCGGCGGCCCCGGCTCGTGCACGTGCCCGCCGCGTGGTCGGCTCCTCGCCCCGGCAGTCCGCGACGCCGCCCGCCGCTCCGCCGCCGGGAACGCGCGCGAGGCGTCCGCGAGCTGCGCGGTCACGCGGTAGCCCTCAGCGCAGCAGCCGCTCCAGGCACAGGTCCATCCCCGCCTCCAGGTGCTCCGCCGACCCGGTCGACAGCAGCACCGTCACCCCGCCCTGCACCGCCGCGATCACCGCCGCCGCCATCCGGTCCGGGTCCAGGCCCGGATCGGCCTCGCCCGCCGCCTGGGTGGCCACCACGCCCTCGCGCACGCACGCCTGCCACCGCCGCAGCAGCCCCGCCGTGACCGCTCGCGACCGCTCGCTGAACCTGCCCACCTCGGCGATCAGCACCACCAGCGGGCAGTGCACCCCCTGGTCGCGGTACCGCTCGACCACCAGGTCGCGCCACGCCAGCCACGCCGCGCGCGAGGTCAGCTCGCTCAGGTACGGCTGCTGGTCCTCGAAGACCCGCTCGGCCTCCAGCTCGGCCACGGCCAGCAGCAGCTGCTCCTTGCCGTCCGGGAAGTAGTGGAAGACCTGGCTCTTGCCGGTGCGGCTGCGCCCGCACACGTCGTCCAGGGTGGTGGCGCTCGCGCCGCGCTCCCTGACCTCCTCGGCGGCGGCCTCGACGATGCGCCTGCGGGTCGCTGCGCCCTTCGCGGTGATCACCCCCAGGACTGTACTTGTGGGTACATTTTGCCGAAAATACCGTCACCGGCATGAGAGCGATCGTGATCGAGAAGCCCGGTGGACCCGAGGTGCTGGCGCTGCGCGAGCGGCCGGACCCGCGTCCCGGACCGGGCGAGGTGCTGGTGGACGTGCGCGCGGCGGGCGTGAACTTCATGGACACCGCCATCCGCGCGCAGGGCGCCGCCGAGGTGCCCGGCATGGAGGGCGCGGGCGTGGTGGCCGAGGTGGGGGCGGACGTGCGCGGGTTCGCGCCCGGCGACCGCGTGGCCTGGATGACGCTGGACCACGGCAGCTACGCCACGCGCGCCGTGCTGCCGGAGTCGAAGCTGGTGGCGCTCCCCGACGGCGTGGGCGAGGAGACGGCCGCCGCGCTGGTGCTCCAGGGGCTGTCCGCGCACCACTTCGCCACCGTGTCCCACCCGACGCAGGCCGGTGAGGTGGTGCTCGTGCACGCCGCCGCCGGTGGCGTCGGGCTGCTGCTGGTGCAGCTGGCCAAGGCGCGCGGGGCCACCGTCGTCGGGCTGGTGTCGCGGGAGGAGAAGGTCGGGGTGGTGCGCGCGGCGGGCGCGGACCACGTGCTGGTGTCGACCGGGGGCGGGTTCGCCGAGGCGGTGCTGGAGCTGACCGGCGGCGTGCACGCGGTGTTCGACGGCGCGGGCGGCAGCACGTTCGAGGCGTCGCTGCGGGTGCTGCGCAGGCACGGCACGCTGGTCTACTACGGGCCGCTGATCGACGACGTGCCGACCGTGCGGATGAGTGAGCTGCCGCGCAGCGTGCGCGTGACCTACTCGTCGGTGGAGGACCACATCAGCGGGCCCGGCGAGCTGGAGGCGCACGCGGGGGAGCTGTTCGGCATGGTCGAGCGCGGTGAGCTGGCGGTGCGGATCGGCGGGCGCTACCCCCTGGCGGAGGCGGCCAGGGCGCACGCGGACCTGGGGTCGCGGGCGACCACCGGGAAGCTGCTGCTGCTCCCGTAGAGCGGCGGGGGCGGGGTGGAGGTCCCCGGCGCGGGGCCCGCCCCACCCCGCCCCCGGCCCGCCCGGCGTCCCCTCCCGGTAGCGCGGGCCGGTCCCGCCACGGCCGGGACGGCGCGCCTCCCCCCGGTGCGCGCCGCCCCGGCCCTCCCCCAGCGGATTCCCCCAGGAGTCCCGGCTGCGGTGTCGGGCACAGTCCAGCGCACCCCGGCTCGCGCGAGGGGGCCGTTCGGACACTCCTGGACGTTCCTGGACGACACCCGCGCGGCGGAGATGGGAACGCCCTCCCCGGCAGGACCGGGGAGGGCGGAAGGTTCCACGCGGACCGGTGGCGCCCCGGTCGTCGGGAGCTCCTAAGCGGCCCCGATCCACTCCCAGGCCCGGCACTTGCTGTCGCCGCCGCCGGTCTTGCTGCTGCACACCCGGAAGCTGATCACCTCGCGGGGACCGACGCTCCTGGTGCCGCACCCCTTCTTCGCCCCGTTGGAATCGCCGAGCTTGTACACGGTCCCCGAGCCGCCCACCGTGTACTCGATGCGCACACCGCGGTCGTTCGCCGAGGTGTCGCACACGCGCAGGTACTGGTGCGTGTGCGACACGTACCCGGAACCGCCGCCGTCCGGCGGGGTCTGCCCGTGCTCCGCCGCCGAGGCGGCGTGGGTGCTGGCGGCCAGCACGAGAACCGTTCCGGCGGCCACTGCCGCCGCCCGCTGAGCGAACTTCACCACGAGATCCCCCTTGAGTTCCCCGGACGAGTCTTCAAGATCAAGTCCTTCGACCTGGGGGACAGTACAGCGGTACCGCCGTCCGGCCTACCCTCCGAAAGGAGCATATGCGCCCAATTCGTGGTGAGGTGGCCGACTTCACGCGCACCGGCCGTCACGCGGCGGGCGGGAAGTCCTTGCGCTTGATCTTGGCCCGTCGCCCGTCCGGGTGGTGGAACACGATGCCCTCGGCCAGGTGCCCAGGCGCGAACGCGCTGTCCAGCCCGGCCAGGTAGTCGCGCAGCTCGGCGTACCCGCGCGGGGCGTCGGTCAGCACGGGGGCGGCGGTGTCGAACGGCACGCACAGGTGCGCGTCCAGTCCGAGCGGGTTGCCCTGGATGCGCGGGCCGAGCGCCTCGCACGGGTGCTCGCCGTCCGGCCAGCCGGACACGTCGGTGCCCTCGGCGGCGGCCAGCACCCACCTGTCCTGCGGGGACGCGGCGTCGGTGTCGACGTACCAGCCGTCCACCACGCCCCGCTGCTTCTGCTCCTTGCTCGGGTTGCGCCGCTTCTCCACCCGCACCAGGTGCCCGGAGCGCACGGTCAGCCGCACGTTGGTCCCGTCGAGCTTCTCGGTGCCCACGCCCCCGCCCTCGAACACCCAGGCGCACTCGGCGCGCGGCCGGTCCACCACCTGGAACCGCTCGTCCCGCTCGAAGAGCGTCGGGATCTTCTCCATGACCTGCTTCCCCCTGACCACCTGTCCGGTGAGCTCCTCGTGCGAGATCGCCCCGGCCGCCAGGCCCGCCGCGAGCGAGCGCACCAGGTCGGCCACCGACACCCCGGCGTCGACGGCGACGTGCTTGAGCGCCTTCTTCTCCTCCGGGGAGATCCAGGCGACCAGCCGCGACCAGCCGTCCGGCGGCGTCCAGCGCGCCGGGGCGGCCGGGTCCTTGCGCGGTCGGCCGGGGCCCTTCGGCTTGTCGTCCACGGCGGGGACGGTAGCTGCGGCCGAGCTGTTGTGTCAATTGGCATAACAGAAAATATGCGCAGCTGAGAACGGCTGCGCGGTCCGCTCACTGGCTGCGGTCAGCGTGTGGTGCGCCGTCGCGCCCTCGGGTCGAACCCAGGCCGCACCCGCCGTCCGACCCGGAGCGGGAGGGGGTCCCGCAACCCGGCCAGGTGCCGCCGGTACGCACGCGCCCCCGGTGAGGCGTCCCCGACGGCGTCCCAGCGGTCGGGGAACATCGCGCTCCCCGCGCTCAGCGCGGTGCTCGTCCCGAACAGGTTGCCCTGCAAGCGGCCGGTCACCAGCAGGCCGCGGGCCCGGGGGACCGGCTTGCTCAGACCTGCCGTGACCGGTCCTCGGTTGAGCTGGAACCAGACCTCGCGGCGGTTGGCGAACAGCACGACGCCCTCGCGCAGGTCGCGCGCGTCGGTGTGGACGTCGAAGTCCCACTCGGCCCCCCCGCCGGGACGTGGCGGCCCCGGAAGTGGCGCAGGAAGCGGCGCAGGTCGACGGGTGCGCCGAACGGGATGACCGCGTCCGCGTAGGGCTCGCCCGCGACGAAGGCGAGCCTGAACTCCAGGCCGCACGTCCTCCCCCGGACCTTCCGCCGCAGGTGCAGCGAGAACGTGTCCGCGTCGCCGTGACTCCAGTGGTCCCGCGCGCGGACGTGCCCGCTGAGGTGCTCGAACGACAGCGCCAGCGGGTCGACCAGCAGGTCGGGGACCCGCTCGACCGAACCGTGCAGCAGGTAGCGGCACATCAGGTCCACCGGGTGCGCCTGGCGCGCTGCCCGCGTGAAGAAACCGTCCCGCACAGGCCCTCCCGGTCATCGCGCCCTCCACCGCGCCGGGGGCGTGGGGCGAACCTAGCCGAGGGGCGTTCGGATTGCGCCGCAGCGGTGAAGGGTGCGGACAGGGCGGCGTCGCGGCCGATAGCGTGGCGTGGTGATCGAACCCCACCCCGAGGGCAGGCCGCCGGGCCTGGCGGGCATGCTGGGCAAGCACCTGGCGGCGGGTGTGCTCTTCCGGGACCGGGCCGGTCGGGTGCTGCTGGTCGAGCCGTCGTACAAGGCGGACTGGGAGATCCCCGGCGGGGCCGTCGAGGTGGACGAGTCGCCGTGGGCGGCGGCCTCGCGCGAGCTGGCCGAGGAGCTGGGGTGGACGCGGCCGGTGGGCAGGTTGCTGGTGGTGGACTTCCACCCGGCGCGCGACCGGCGGCCGGAGACGGTGGCGTTCGTCTTCGACGGCGGGCTGGTGGAGGAGTCGGACCTGGCCTCGGCGGACTTCCCGGACGGGGAGCTGCTGTCGACCGGGCTGTACCCGCTGGAGCGGGCGCGGGAGCTGGTGCGGCCCTGGTTGGCGGGGCGGATCGCGGTGGCGCTGCAGGTCGTTGACGGTGGCGGGACCGCGTTGTGCGAGGTGGGCGAGCGGGTGGCGTGAGCGGTCCGCCCCGGTCGCGGTCTGCCCGGAGCAGTAGAGGGTCCGGGAGTGCCCGGAGACCACCTCGCGCTGGTTGAAGCCCATGCCTGCCCGCGAACCACGACACCTCCTGTCAGGTATTGCTGGCAGGATTCCGGGCGTGCGAGCTGACCGGTTGGTCTCGCTGGTCCTGCTGCTGCGCGGCCGGGGCCGGATGTCCGCGACGGCGCCGGTCCGCGAGCTGGAGGTGTCCACGCGCACGGTGCTGCGCGACGTGGAGGCCCTGTCGGCGGCGGGCGTGCCGATCTGCGCCGAGCGCGGGCGGCACGGCGGGTTCGCGCTGCTGCCCGGCTTCCGCGCCGAGCTGACCGGCCTGAACCACGACGAGGCGCTGGCGCTGCTGGCGGGCGGCGGCTCGTTCGGCCTGGGCCCGGCGCTGGCGCGGCCCTGCGCAAGGTCGCCGACGCCCTCCCCGAACCCCACCCCGAACCCCACCGCGGCACCGCGCACGACGCCGCGACCCGTCTGCTCGCGTCCCCCGCCACCGACCTGCTCTCCCGCCCCCTCACCTCGGACAGCGCGCCCGACACCGTCCTGGCCGAGGTGCGCCGGGCGGTGGTGGCCGGGCGCAGGCTGCGCATCCGCTGCGCGCCGCCCGACCGGGAGCCGGGTTGGCGCGTGGTCGACCCGATCGGCCTGGTCACCGCAGGCGAGCGCACCTACCTGCTGGCGACGCGCGACGGCGGGGACCGCACCTACCGCCTGTCCCGCGTCCTAGCCGCCGAGGCGCTGCCCGAACCCGCGATCCGCCCGGCGCGGGTCGACCTGGACCGGGTGTGGCGCGAGCGCCGCGCCCGCTTCACCCCGGAGTCGGCGCAGGTCACCGTGCTGGCGCGGGTGTCCCCGTCGCGCAGGGGGGAACTGGCGGGCACCGCGACGGCCGTGCGCGCCTGCGCCTGCGACGCGCACCCCTGGCCGTGCCTGGAGGTCGTCCACCAGGACCGCAGGCACGCGGAGTGGGCGCTGTGGCACCTGGCCGAGGACGCGCAGGTGCTGTCCCGCCGTGGCTGCGCGACCACCTGCGCGCCCGCGCCACCGCGCTGGCCGCCCGCTACGCCGCACCACCGGCCGCGGATGCCTTGACCACCCGGAAAACCAGCCCCTAGATTCCGATCAGGTACATCGTCCTCGACGGGGCCGCCGATGTCGGGGCACTCCCGCACGCCTCGCAGACAGGACCGACGATGATCCCGCGCACCCCCGACTCCCCCGGCTTACGCCCCGCCGCCGCGCTGGGCGTCGTCACCGCCTTGGCAGCCGCCATCACCCTCGCCGCCGTCCCCTCCCCCGCGCGGGCCGCCGCGGGCTGCCGGGTGGACTACCGGGTCTCCAGCCAGTGGTCGGACGGCTTCACCGCGGACGTCGGCGTCACCAACCTCGGCGACCCGGTCACCACGTGGCGGCTGACCTGGTCGTTCGGCGCGGGCCAGTCGGTGACCCAGGCGTGGGGCGCGGTCGCGGCCCAGACCGGGGCGCAGGTCAGGGCCGACAACGCGGGCTGGAACGGCTCGCTGGCCACCGGCGCGAGCACCTCGTTCGGCTTCACCGGCTCCTGGACCGGCGCCAACCCGGTCCCGCAGGAGTTCGCCCTCAACGGCGCCACCTGCACCGGCTCCACCACGCCGACCACCACGACCACCACGACCACGGGCGTGCCGCCGCAGGACGCGCTGGCCAAGGCGCACACCGTCGGCCGGGTCAGGCAGTCGGCGGGCGCCGCCCGCTACACCTGGCCGGGCACCGCCTTCGAGGGCCGCTTCCGGGGCACCGGCGTGGGCGTCACCCTCAACGACGCGCTCAACGACTACGACGTCCAGATCGACGGCGCCACCGTGGCCACCCTCGTCACCCCCGGCCGCGTCACCCACCAGGTCCAGGGCCTGGCCAACGCCGTGCACACCGTGCGCGTGGTCAAGCGCACCGAGGTCCCGTGGAGCGCGGGCGAGTTCGGCGGCTTCACCGCCGCCCCCGGCGGCGAACTCCTCGACAAGCCCGCCCCGCGCGCCCGGCAGATCGAGTTCATCGGCGACTCCCTCACCGCCGGCTACGGCAACACCTCCACCAGCCGCGACTGCTCCGCCACCGGCGTCGACCGCAAGTCCAACGCCGACCTGACCTTCGGCGCCCTGACCGCCCGAGCGCTGGGCGCGGACCACCAGATCAACGCCCAGTCCGGCAGGGGCATGGTCCGCAACTACAACGGCGGCGACCCCGGAACCGACTTCCGCACCTCCTACGCCCGAGGCCTGCAGAGCGACCCGAACGACACCTGGCAGAACCCACCGACCTGGCGCCCCCAGCTCGTCGTGGTAGGCCTGGGCACCAACGACTTCTCCACCCCCGTCAACCCCGGCGAACCCTGGACCGCCGACACCCTGATCACCGCCTACAAGTCCGCCTACCAGGGCTTCCTGACCAAGCTCCGCGCCGCCTACGGCCCCGACACGGTCATCGTGGTCAACGCCTCGAACCTGTTCGCCCAGACCGCGCAGCAGGTCGTCACCGACCGCAACGCCCAGGGCGACACCCGAGTCCGCTTCTGGAACCACGACGACCCCCGCCTGGACCGCCTCGGCTGCGACTGGCACTACTCGACCGCCGACCACAGGCTCCTGTCGACCCTGCTGACCGACTACATCGCCACCCTGCCGCTGACCTGGTGACCACCCCTGGGGCCGCCGCCGCCCGTCACACCCTCGGCAGGTGCGCGGCGACCTCGGCCAGCGCGTCCAGGGTCTCGTGGTCGAACCCGCCCGCGCCCGCGTTCTCCACCTCCGCGATCGTCACCTCCTCGCCCGTCCGCTCGCTGCCGTACCGCAGCCCGGTGAACTCCACGTCCGCCAGCTCCAGCAGCCCCGCGCCCAGCGGGGTGATGTCGCCGGTGCCGTGCTCGTCCACGAGCGCGGTGAACTCGCGCGCCTGACCGGCGTCCGCCAGGCCCACCCAGGCCACGGACACCACCGCCGTGCGGCCCTCGGCGTCGGCCACGGCGAACAGGACGCGGTCCAGGGCGGTGCAGCGGTGCCGGGTGAAGAAGTCGCGGACCTGGCCGTGGGACGCCAGCAGGCAGTCGCCCTGCTGGCGGGCGGTCCGCTTGACCTGTCTCAGGCCGAAGCGCTGCCAGGCGCCCTCGGCGTCGCCCCTGCGCGCCGACTTCCTGCCCTCGGTCTTGCCCGCTCGCAACTGCGAGGAGGACAGCCCGACCTCCCCGGCTGCGACCTCTCCCGCCGCTGCCGCGCCACCGGCGCCACCGGCCCCCGAGGAGAGCATCGCGACCACCACCGCGCCCGCCGCCACCGTCGCCCCGGCGCCACCGGCCTTGCCCCGGATCGGCCTGACCCGCCCCTGCCCGTCGGTGAAGAAACCCCCTGCCACGCCCTGCTCCTCCCACTCGTGTTCGTCCCAGCGCGGAGAGTAGGGAGGCGGTCCGACAGTTCGGCCGGGCGGCGGTTGCCGAACGACCCCCGAGGCGTCACTGAACCGGGTGAAAAACGTGGGCATCGGCGCTGGTCACGGGCCTGCTGCGAAAAACACGCCCAGGGGCCTGCCCGGTGAGCGGGGCGCGCCGGACCTCCACGCCCGCGGCCCCTACCGGGAGCCCTGAACCGCCAGGTAGGCGTCCAGGCGGGCGGCGGCGGTGAGCATTGCGCGGGCTCGGGTGTGCAGGCGGGTTCTGCGGGTGGTGAGGGCGGCGGCCACCGAGTTCGGGGTGCCGGTGCGCAGGTCGGCCAGGAGCGGGGCGATCAGCGCCAGGGGGTGGCCGCCCTTGCGGAGCTGGGCGATCAGGTGGGCGTCGCGGACGTCCTCCGGGTGGTAGGCGCGGTGGCCCGCGTGGTCGCGGGCCGGGGTGAGCAGGCCCTCCGACTCCCAGCGGCGCAGGGTCGCCGGGCGGACGCCCAGGCGGTGGGCCAGCGCGCCCACCGGGAGCGGGGTGCGGGACGGGGGCGGGGTGGTGGTCAGGGTGGTCAGGGCTGCGGCCACGGCGTCCAGCGCGGCGCGGTCCGCCAGGAGCGCGGCGTGGCTCCGGTCGATCAGGTCCAGGGATCGCTCCAGGTGGCCCTCGTTCGCGGCGACCATGATCTCGGTGGCCACGGCGTGGCCGTGACCGGCCGCCAGGGCCAGGAACGCGCGCAGCGCTGCGGCGTGGCGCTCGGTGTAGCGGCGGTGGCCGGAGGGTGCTCGTTCGGCCTCGGGGAGGGCGCCGGACGCCTCGTAGTTGCGCACCGCCTGGGTGGACAGGTCGTGCTCCCGCGCCAGGTCGACCGTGCGCATCGGGCCTCTCCTCGGTTTGAGGTTTTTGGGGTATTGAGCTGCTTTTTCTTGGCATAACTCCACACTGTCACATCAACGATAGCGTCGAAGGGGACTGAGACCGCACCCCAGGAAGGGCGTCATGCTCCCCGAAGACTTGGACGTCACCGCGCTGCTCGGAGCGCCGCGGTTGCTCGCGCTCGGCGAGGCGATGCACTTCGAGCCCGCGCTGCCCGCGGTGCGCAACGAGCTGTTCGGCCGGTTGATCGCCGACCACGGCTACCGGACCGTGTCGGTGGAGAGCTGCTGCCTGCGCGGCAGGCTCGTCGACGAGCACGTGCGCACCGGCGCGGGCGAGGAGGCCGAGGTGCTGCGCGACGGGTTCAGCCACGGGTTCGGCGAGGCCGCCGGGTCCGCCGAGCTGCTGCGGCTGCTCGCCGCGCACAACCGCGCCCACCCGCACGACCCGGTCGGGTTCGCCGGGTTCGACGCGCCCACCGAGATGGCCGCCGCCGACAGCCCCCGCGCGGCCC encodes:
- a CDS encoding winged helix DNA-binding domain-containing protein; translation: MTVLTTRELNRATLARQLLLERADLDAWGAVSHLCGMQAQEPQEPFTGLWSRLRDFAPASLDDLVTGRRAVRVHLMRRTVHLVTSEDVLAWRSRHADMLRQKVLGVYRADLAGVDLDELAAAGREALAGEPRSAAEVVRALAGRWPSVAARALGEMVIAALVPVAQTPPRGLWRARGGVRNALLADWLGREPDPLDADDPVGRELVRRYLAAHGPASSGDLRMWSGLAGLPAAVAAVREELVSFRDERGRELLDLPGAPRPDGDVPAPVRYLPAFDNAILGYQDRSRIIDDAHKGLSVAGERVVLVDGRVTATWRVAEDVVRVAPLRELTGAEVDEVVAEGERLAGFLTGGGRVAVG
- a CDS encoding TetR/AcrR family transcriptional regulator — encoded protein: MITAKGAATRRRIVEAAAEEVRERGASATTLDDVCGRSRTGKSQVFHYFPDGKEQLLLAVAELEAERVFEDQQPYLSELTSRAAWLAWRDLVVERYRDQGVHCPLVVLIAEVGRFSERSRAVTAGLLRRWQACVREGVVATQAAGEADPGLDPDRMAAAVIAAVQGGVTVLLSTGSAEHLEAGMDLCLERLLR
- a CDS encoding quinone oxidoreductase family protein; translation: MRAIVIEKPGGPEVLALRERPDPRPGPGEVLVDVRAAGVNFMDTAIRAQGAAEVPGMEGAGVVAEVGADVRGFAPGDRVAWMTLDHGSYATRAVLPESKLVALPDGVGEETAAALVLQGLSAHHFATVSHPTQAGEVVLVHAAAGGVGLLLVQLAKARGATVVGLVSREEKVGVVRAAGADHVLVSTGGGFAEAVLELTGGVHAVFDGAGGSTFEASLRVLRRHGTLVYYGPLIDDVPTVRMSELPRSVRVTYSSVEDHISGPGELEAHAGELFGMVERGELAVRIGGRYPLAEAARAHADLGSRATTGKLLLLP
- a CDS encoding RNA ligase family protein — encoded protein: MDDKPKGPGRPRKDPAAPARWTPPDGWSRLVAWISPEEKKALKHVAVDAGVSVADLVRSLAAGLAAGAISHEELTGQVVRGKQVMEKIPTLFERDERFQVVDRPRAECAWVFEGGGVGTEKLDGTNVRLTVRSGHLVRVEKRRNPSKEQKQRGVVDGWYVDTDAASPQDRWVLAAAEGTDVSGWPDGEHPCEALGPRIQGNPLGLDAHLCVPFDTAAPVLTDAPRGYAELRDYLAGLDSAFAPGHLAEGIVFHHPDGRRAKIKRKDFPPAA
- a CDS encoding NUDIX domain-containing protein, translated to MIEPHPEGRPPGLAGMLGKHLAAGVLFRDRAGRVLLVEPSYKADWEIPGGAVEVDESPWAAASRELAEELGWTRPVGRLLVVDFHPARDRRPETVAFVFDGGLVEESDLASADFPDGELLSTGLYPLERARELVRPWLAGRIAVALQVVDGGGTALCEVGERVA
- a CDS encoding cellulose binding domain-containing protein, coding for MIPRTPDSPGLRPAAALGVVTALAAAITLAAVPSPARAAAGCRVDYRVSSQWSDGFTADVGVTNLGDPVTTWRLTWSFGAGQSVTQAWGAVAAQTGAQVRADNAGWNGSLATGASTSFGFTGSWTGANPVPQEFALNGATCTGSTTPTTTTTTTTGVPPQDALAKAHTVGRVRQSAGAARYTWPGTAFEGRFRGTGVGVTLNDALNDYDVQIDGATVATLVTPGRVTHQVQGLANAVHTVRVVKRTEVPWSAGEFGGFTAAPGGELLDKPAPRARQIEFIGDSLTAGYGNTSTSRDCSATGVDRKSNADLTFGALTARALGADHQINAQSGRGMVRNYNGGDPGTDFRTSYARGLQSDPNDTWQNPPTWRPQLVVVGLGTNDFSTPVNPGEPWTADTLITAYKSAYQGFLTKLRAAYGPDTVIVVNASNLFAQTAQQVVTDRNAQGDTRVRFWNHDDPRLDRLGCDWHYSTADHRLLSTLLTDYIATLPLTW
- a CDS encoding MerR family transcriptional regulator yields the protein MRTVDLAREHDLSTQAVRNYEASGALPEAERAPSGHRRYTERHAAALRAFLALAAGHGHAVATEIMVAANEGHLERSLDLIDRSHAALLADRAALDAVAAALTTLTTTPPPSRTPLPVGALAHRLGVRPATLRRWESEGLLTPARDHAGHRAYHPEDVRDAHLIAQLRKGGHPLALIAPLLADLRTGTPNSVAAALTTRRTRLHTRARAMLTAAARLDAYLAVQGSR